The sequence TTGTAACTCCCTCGTATCTCTCTACCCAGATATCTTCTGAGACCTGTGAACAGTCACCCATCGTTTCTAATTCTTCATATGACTCCAAAAAATCCCGGCAGGCATCGACCGCCCGTTTTATTAGAAGCACCAGGTTTTGAGCTTGGTAGTATTGGGGTCAGGTAGGGTCAGGTCTTGAATTATCAGTTCTTTATTCTCTTACCCCTTTCGAAATCACTTTGCTGACCGTAGTATAGTGAATTCCCAGGTGATCCGCAATTTCCTTAAGTGTATACCCGTATTTTATATGGGCATCGTAGACATTTCTGTCCCTTTGGGATTTTGTATCTATTCCTTGGAAAAGCTTTTCGAGACCCGGCCTTCCTACATAGCGCTGTGGTCGAGGTATCTCTTTGATCTTTTCTTTGTCGGACAATAGGTCTTTAAACTTCTCGACAAAACCTTCCTTACCCAGCAACACCTGCCCTTGAAGTTCGTCCCAGGGTGACGCCATATGCATACCTTCCTTAACAAACAACCGATATTTCTTTTGGGCAACCTTACGGTTAGTACTGAATACACCCAATATCCAGTCTACTGAAAGATAACCGGGTACCGGTTCTAATCCTGCGGTAGCCGCGTAACTGCTCCACAGCCACTGTTTTGGTTCTTCGACCATCTTCGCTCGTACGGGATTTAATACCACATAGCGGCAGAGTTCGAGCAGGTAACTTTCTTTATCGACTAGGATCGCCTTGAAGCGTCCCTGAAAAACATGGCCCGGTTTGTCGTGTGTGCGGTTGTATTTCTGGGTATACACGCCGTTAAGTTGGCGCATGCCGACGGAAAGGTTTGCGTCGAGTGTTTCGACTA comes from Bacillota bacterium and encodes:
- a CDS encoding transposase yields the protein MRVEYPGAVYHITSRGNARDKVFDDDQDRKNFLSVLASVSKRYNWLCHAYCLMDNHFHLLVETLDANLSVGMRQLNGVYTQKYNRTHDKPGHVFQGRFKAILVDKESYLLELCRYVVLNPVRAKMVEEPKQWLWSSYAATAGLEPVPGYLSVDWILGVFSTNRKVAQKKYRLFVKEGMHMASPWDELQGQVLLGKEGFVEKFKDLLSDKEKIKEIPRPQRYVGRPGLEKLFQGIDTKSQRDRNVYDAHIKYGYTLKEIADHLGIHYTTVSKVISKGVRE